One Streptomyces formicae genomic window, CGGTGGCGTTGATCGTCATCGAGGTGTTCATCCGGTCCAGGGGGATGTCCTGGAACAGCCGCCGCATGTCACCGAGGTGCGAGACCGGGACGCCGACCCGGCCGACCTCGCCGCGGGCGAGGATGTGGTCGGGGTCGTAGCCGGTCTGCGTGGGCAGGTCGAACGCGACCGAGAGGCCCGTCTGCCCCTTGGCGAGGTTGCGCCGGTACAGCTCGTTGGACGCCTCCGCCGTGGAGTGACCGGCGTACGTCCGCATGAGCCACGGCCGATCCTTCTGACGCTCTGTCATGTTCCGCTGCTCCTCGCTCGGTTCAGACGTTGCGGAAACGGTTGATGGCGTCGATGTGCTGGGCCCGCTTCTCCGGGTCGCGCACGCCCAGGCCCTCCTCGGGCGCGAGCGCGAGGACGCCGACCTTGCCCTGGTGGGCGTTGCGGTGGACGTCGTGGGCCGCCTGCCCCGTCTCTTCGAGCGAGTAGACCTTGGAGAGGGTGGGGTGGATCTTGCCCTTGGCGATCAGGCGGTTGGCCTCCCACGCCTCGCGGTAGTTGGCGAAGTGGGAGCCGATGATGCGCTTGAGGGACATCCACAGGTAGCGGTTGTCGTACTCGTGCATGTAGCCCGAAGTGGAGGCGCAGGTGGTGATGGTGCCGCCCTTGCGGGTGACGTAGACGCTGGCGCCGAAGGTCTCGCGGCCCGGGTGCTCGAAGACGATGTCGATGTCCTCGCCGCCGGTGAACTCGCGGATGCGCTTGCCGAAGCGCTTCCACTCCTTCGGGTCCTGGGTGCGCTCGTCCTTCCAGAACCGGTAGCCCTCGGCGCTGCGGTCGATGATCGCCTCGGCGCCCATCGCCCGGCAGATGTCCGCCTTCTGCTGGCTGGAGACGACACAGATCGGGTTGGCGCCGCCCGCGAGCGCGAACTGCGTGGCGTAGGAGCCGAGTCCACCGCTCGCGCCCCAGATCAGGACGTTGTCGCCCTGCTTCATCCCCGCGCCGTTGCGCGACACGAGCTGGCGGTACGCGGTGGAGTTGACCAGGCCGGGAGCGGCGGCCTCCTCCCAGCTGAGGTGGTTCGGCTTGGGCATCAGCTGGTTGGACTTGACGAGCGCGATCTCGGCGAGGCCGCCGAAGTTCGTCTCGAAGCCCCAGATGCGCTGCTCGGGGTCGAGCATCGTGTCGTTGTGGCCGTCGCTGGACTCCAACTCGACGCTCAGGCAGTGCGCGACGACCTCGTCGCCCGGGTTCCAGGCGTTCACGCCGGGGCCGGTGCGCAGGACGACGCCCGCGAGGTCGGAGCCGATGACGTGGTACGGCAGGTCGTGGCGCTTGGTGAGCTCGCTGACCCTGCCGTAGCGCTCCAGGAAGCCGAAGGTCGACAGCGGCTCGAAGATCGAGGTCCACACGGAGTTGTAGTTGACCGAGGAGGCCATGACGGCCACCAGGGCCTCGCCCGGGCCGAGTTCGGGCACCGGCACGTCGTCCAGGTGGAGGGACTTGCGGGGGTCCTTGTCGCGGGTGTCCAGGCCCGCGAACATCTCCGCCTCGTCCTTGTGCACGGTGATCGCGCGGTACGAGTCGGGCAGGGGGAGAGCGGCGAAGTCGGCAGACGTGGCGGTCTGCGACTGAATCGCGTCCAGGATTTCCTTCACGGTGATGCCTCCGGCGAAGAAGCGCTCTGCGGGAACGCTGCTTGAGGGTTACGTCGGGGTGCTGGTGGTGCTGGGTGGAGGTGTGCCGTCGGTTCGGCGAAGGGTGGTGCTCGGCGGCGCCGTGGTGGGGCGCGAGAGGTGCCTGTGACGCAGGCGTCCGGGCGCACAAGCCGTGGCTTGAGGGGACAGCCGACGTACGGAAGTTCTCTGCACGCCGGCCGCCCGGACAACATCAACGTATGACACCACGTGCCAACGGGCAAGGCACTGAGTGCCATGAGTTTTTGACCGATGATCGATCAGTGCAGGTCAGAGGGGGTGGCGGCATGCGAGAGGGGGCGCTACCGGTCGGTAGCGCCCCCTCGAAACCCAAGGACGAATCGTGACAAACCCGGACTAGGGGTGCTCCCTGAGTGCCTTCTCGATCGTTCGCATGACCTCGTCGAGCGGCGCGTCCGTACGGGCCACGGTGACGAGCACCTCGCCCTGCGCGGACACCGTGGCCGGGGTGGTGGCCGGTGCCGACGAGCGGCCCGCGCCGATCCCGGTGCCGAAGGTGCGCCGGACGATGCCGAACGCGTGGTCCAGGTGGTTCTCCAGGTCGCCCTGGCCGCCCGCCCGCAGCCAGCGGCGCAGGACGTGGTTGTGGGCGGTGACCACCGCCGATGCGGCGACCTCGGCGAGCAGCGGGTCGTCGTTGCCGTCGTGGTGCGCCTGCTCGTCGAAGTGGCCGAGCAGGTACCGCGTGAACAGCCGCTCGTAGCGGGCCACGGAGGCGATCTCGCGCTCGCGCAGCGTGGGCACCTCACGGGTGAGGCGGTAGCGCTCCACGGAGACCGCGGGCGAGGCCGCGTACATCTTCATGACTTCCTTGATGCCGCGGCACACCGTGTCGAGCGGATGCTCGTGCGCCGGGGCGGCGTTGAGCACCGCCTCCGCGCGGACCAGGGTGTCGTCGTGGTCGGGGAAGATCGCCTCTTCCTTGGAGCGGAAGTGCCGGAAGAAGGTCCGGCGGGCGACGCCCGCGGCGGCGGCGATCTCGTCGACCGTCGTCGCCTCGTACCCCTTGGTCGCGAAGAGTTCCATGGCCGCCGCAGCCAGCTCCCTGCGCATCTTGAGGCGTTGGGCGGCGGCACGGCTGCCCGCGGCGCTCTCCGGAGCGTCGGGGCTGGCGTTGCGTGAGGACTTGGCGGCCTTGGACATGCCACGAACGTACTGCATATGCGCAGCACGGTGCTCGTGTGGGAGGGGGCCGCCCGAGGGTTCGAGCAGCCCGCCCCAG contains:
- the ccrA gene encoding crotonyl-CoA carboxylase/reductase codes for the protein MTVKEILDAIQSQTATSADFAALPLPDSYRAITVHKDEAEMFAGLDTRDKDPRKSLHLDDVPVPELGPGEALVAVMASSVNYNSVWTSIFEPLSTFGFLERYGRVSELTKRHDLPYHVIGSDLAGVVLRTGPGVNAWNPGDEVVAHCLSVELESSDGHNDTMLDPEQRIWGFETNFGGLAEIALVKSNQLMPKPNHLSWEEAAAPGLVNSTAYRQLVSRNGAGMKQGDNVLIWGASGGLGSYATQFALAGGANPICVVSSQQKADICRAMGAEAIIDRSAEGYRFWKDERTQDPKEWKRFGKRIREFTGGEDIDIVFEHPGRETFGASVYVTRKGGTITTCASTSGYMHEYDNRYLWMSLKRIIGSHFANYREAWEANRLIAKGKIHPTLSKVYSLEETGQAAHDVHRNAHQGKVGVLALAPEEGLGVRDPEKRAQHIDAINRFRNV
- a CDS encoding TetR family transcriptional regulator: MQYVRGMSKAAKSSRNASPDAPESAAGSRAAAQRLKMRRELAAAAMELFATKGYEATTVDEIAAAAGVARRTFFRHFRSKEEAIFPDHDDTLVRAEAVLNAAPAHEHPLDTVCRGIKEVMKMYAASPAVSVERYRLTREVPTLREREIASVARYERLFTRYLLGHFDEQAHHDGNDDPLLAEVAASAVVTAHNHVLRRWLRAGGQGDLENHLDHAFGIVRRTFGTGIGAGRSSAPATTPATVSAQGEVLVTVARTDAPLDEVMRTIEKALREHP